The genomic region CGATCAATGGTGCGGCCTATGGCGGCGGCTGCGAGATCGCGGCGGCGCTCGACTTTGTCTACGCCTCGACCAATGCACGCTTCGCGCTGACCGAAGTGACGCTCGGCATCATGCCAGGTGGCGGCGGCACGCAGAATCTGCCGCGCGCCGTCGGCGAGCGCCGCGCCAAGGAATTGATCCTGTCCGGCCAGCCGTTCTCGGCTGCCGAGGCCGAGCGCTGGGGGCTGGTCAATCGGGTGCTGCCGCCAGGGGAATTGCTGGAGGCGACCTTCGCCATCGCCCATCGCATCGCTGCCAATGGCCCGATCTCGGTGCGCCAGGCCAAGCAGGCGATCCATCGCGGTTTGCAGATGTCGCTCGCCGATGGCCTCGCCTTCGAGATCGAGGCCTACAACCGTCTGGTTCCGACCGCGGACCGGCGCGAAGGCGTGCTGGCGTTCAACGAGCGCCGCAAACCCAACTTTCAAGGCAAGTAGGAGGAAGCGCGAAATGCGTGAGAAAGCTCATGTTCGCGAGGTCGGACCCCGCGACGGCATCCAGATGGTCAAAACCATCTTGCCGAGCGCGCGCAAGCTGGCCTGGTGCCGCGGCGCAGTGGAGGCCGGAATCCGCGAGATCGAGGTGACCTCGTTCGTGCCGGCCAAGGTGATCCCGCAATTTGCCGACGCGGAGGAGGTGGCCCGCGGCGCGCTGGCGATGCCGGGCTTGCGGCCGTCGGTTCTGGTTCCGAATCTGAAGGGGGCCGAGCGCGCCTTCGCGCTCGGTGTGCCAATCGTCAACTATGTGCTGTCGGCGAGCGAGGAGCACAACCAGGCCAATGTTC from Bradyrhizobium elkanii USDA 76 harbors:
- a CDS encoding enoyl-CoA hydratase/isomerase family protein; the protein is MRTDFQTIKVERRDGDILLVTLHRPEASNAMNTQMGLDLVELFEGFSTDIEGLRAVILTGHGDKAFCAGGDLKQRNGMTDEAWQAQHLVFERMLRALLGCPIPVIGAINGAAYGGGCEIAAALDFVYASTNARFALTEVTLGIMPGGGGTQNLPRAVGERRAKELILSGQPFSAAEAERWGLVNRVLPPGELLEATFAIAHRIAANGPISVRQAKQAIHRGLQMSLADGLAFEIEAYNRLVPTADRREGVLAFNERRKPNFQGK